The proteins below are encoded in one region of Acidobacteriota bacterium:
- a CDS encoding peptidase M20 has translation MITVAEARGREPQLLSDLKALVEIESPSSSKAAVDHLADFLAARLEHLGAQAQIHRVTDFGNHVQADFTGISEAKPVLLLGHTDTVWELGTLKQMPFRIGDGKVWGPGVLDMKAGIAIAMHALGLLRENNVPHAPVRMLFVSDEEVGSHSSRSITQRLALESQAVLVLEPGQGLEGAVKTSRKGVGVYEIKVTGVAAHAGVEPGQGASAIHELAHQIETLTSFIDFKRGLSVNAGIIKGGTRSNVVAAEAWAEVDVRVKTMEDAKLIDEKMHSLQAQDSRCKVEVTGGINRPPMERTERVAMLYRRAAKVGESLGLKIDEQSTGGGSDGNFTAALGVPTLDGLGAVGEGAHAVHESILIEHIAPRVALLAGLIASL, from the coding sequence ATGATAACGGTGGCGGAAGCTCGCGGACGGGAGCCACAACTGCTATCTGATCTAAAGGCGCTGGTCGAGATTGAGTCTCCCAGCAGCAGCAAGGCAGCCGTGGATCATCTTGCCGATTTCCTTGCTGCCAGACTCGAACATTTGGGCGCGCAGGCGCAAATTCACCGCGTAACTGACTTCGGCAATCACGTGCAGGCGGATTTCACTGGGATATCGGAAGCCAAGCCAGTCCTTCTCCTTGGACATACCGATACGGTTTGGGAACTTGGAACACTTAAGCAGATGCCGTTTCGCATTGGCGACGGCAAGGTGTGGGGCCCTGGTGTGCTCGACATGAAGGCAGGTATCGCCATCGCGATGCACGCTCTTGGACTGCTGCGGGAAAACAACGTCCCGCATGCTCCCGTACGCATGCTGTTTGTTTCTGACGAAGAGGTTGGAAGCCATTCTTCGCGATCGATTACGCAACGTCTCGCACTGGAATCGCAAGCGGTTCTCGTTTTGGAACCGGGACAAGGCCTCGAAGGAGCGGTCAAGACGTCGCGAAAGGGTGTAGGTGTTTACGAGATTAAGGTCACGGGAGTGGCCGCACATGCAGGCGTGGAGCCAGGACAAGGCGCCAGCGCGATTCATGAATTGGCGCATCAGATCGAAACGCTGACTTCGTTTATTGATTTCAAGCGCGGCCTTAGCGTGAATGCCGGCATTATTAAAGGCGGAACGCGCAGCAACGTCGTGGCCGCTGAGGCATGGGCTGAAGTGGATGTGCGGGTAAAGACGATGGAAGACGCCAAGTTAATCGATGAAAAGATGCATTCACTCCAAGCCCAGGATTCGCGGTGCAAAGTGGAAGTTACAGGAGGGATCAATCGTCCTCCGATGGAGCGCACGGAGAGAGTGGCAATGCTGTATCGGCGGGCAGCGAAGGTCGGCGAATCGTTGGGATTGAAAATCGACGAGCAATCCACTGGGGGTGGCTCCGACGGGAATTTCACCGCCGCGCTCGGAGTTCCTACTCTAGATGGTCTCGGAGCGGTAGGTGAAGGTGCTCACGCTGTGCACGAATCCATTCTCATTGAACACATCGCGCCGAGGGTGGCGCTTCTGGCTGGCCTAATCGCCTCGCTCTAG
- the fabZ gene encoding 3-hydroxyacyl-[acyl-carrier-protein] dehydratase FabZ, translating into MEPEQTATEKRTLDITEIQAILPHRYPFLLIDRVIEIERKKRIVAIKNVTANEPHFAGHFPGYPIMPGVLIVEAIAQAGGALLLTEIPDRDQKLMVFTGIERAKFRKPVTPGDQLRVEVDVLAWRTTAVRMQGNVWVDGKLACEAVVTCQLVSRPA; encoded by the coding sequence ATGGAACCCGAGCAAACGGCGACGGAAAAAAGAACCTTGGATATCACCGAGATCCAGGCGATCCTGCCGCATCGTTATCCGTTTCTGCTCATCGATCGCGTGATTGAGATTGAGCGCAAGAAGCGCATTGTTGCGATCAAAAACGTAACTGCAAACGAACCCCATTTTGCTGGGCATTTTCCCGGTTATCCGATCATGCCGGGCGTGCTCATTGTGGAGGCTATCGCGCAGGCGGGTGGGGCGTTGCTGCTCACTGAAATCCCGGATCGCGATCAGAAGTTGATGGTCTTCACCGGCATTGAACGCGCGAAGTTCCGTAAACCGGTAACACCCGGCGATCAGCTACGCGTCGAAGTCGATGTGCTTGCATGGCGTACAACCGCGGTGCGGATGCAGGGCAATGTCTGGGTAGACGGCAAACTTGCCTGTGAAGCGGTGGTCACGTGTCAGTTGGTGAGCCGGCCGGCGTGA
- a CDS encoding acyl-[acyl-carrier-protein]--UDP-N-acetylglucosamine O-acyltransferase gives MSSRVHPTAIVDARAKVPESCMIGPYCVVGADVVLGENCELLSHVVLGGPTKIGDNNRVFPFTTLGLEPQDLKFKGEKTRLEIGDNNIIRESVTIHRGTPAGGGITRVGSNCLIMAYTHIAHDCMVADNVIMANAATLAGHVTVEEYAVVGALCPVHQFVKIGAYSYIGGGTTITQDVLPYSLTSAKREVHAFGMNSVGLQRKGFSKERLRKIHRAYRVLLNSKMNIGDSVAKLKADGDLGDDVERLIKFVEGSQRGILK, from the coding sequence GTGAGCTCGCGCGTTCATCCAACTGCGATCGTCGATGCACGCGCAAAAGTTCCCGAAAGCTGCATGATTGGGCCTTATTGCGTGGTCGGTGCAGACGTCGTTCTGGGCGAAAATTGCGAGCTTCTGTCCCATGTAGTGCTCGGCGGACCAACAAAAATCGGCGATAACAACCGCGTTTTCCCCTTTACAACGCTCGGATTAGAGCCTCAAGACCTCAAATTCAAAGGTGAAAAGACCCGTCTTGAGATCGGCGACAACAACATAATCCGCGAAAGCGTGACCATTCATCGCGGCACCCCCGCCGGAGGCGGCATTACACGCGTCGGAAGTAATTGTTTAATCATGGCTTATACGCACATTGCGCACGACTGCATGGTCGCCGATAACGTGATTATGGCGAACGCTGCAACGCTTGCCGGACACGTTACAGTCGAGGAATATGCCGTCGTTGGCGCGCTATGCCCGGTACATCAGTTCGTAAAAATAGGCGCCTATTCGTACATTGGAGGCGGTACAACCATCACTCAGGACGTCTTACCGTACTCATTAACCAGCGCAAAACGTGAAGTTCACGCCTTTGGGATGAACTCCGTAGGCCTTCAGCGCAAGGGATTCAGCAAGGAAAGGCTGCGAAAAATCCATCGTGCGTACCGTGTATTGCTGAATTCCAAGATGAATATCGGCGATTCCGTCGCCAAGTTAAAGGCTGACGGCGACTTAGGAGACGACGTAGAGCGCCTGATTAAGTTCGTTGAGGGCTCGCAACGAGGCATTTTGAAGTAG
- a CDS encoding DUF971 domain-containing protein — protein MSHDPIKTGSAEQMRRVQAEEARVLPLAATDPSSVRVEKSTGKGMDIDWKDGHRSHYSFPWLRDACPCATCNEERGASGRKIGEPPKPKPGALPMYKEPARPLEIAPVGKYAINFHWNDGHSSGIYSWEFLRRECPCPECKK, from the coding sequence ATGTCCCACGACCCTATTAAGACCGGATCAGCCGAGCAAATGCGCCGCGTTCAGGCCGAAGAGGCGCGTGTTCTGCCCCTTGCGGCCACCGATCCAAGCTCTGTCAGAGTGGAAAAAAGCACTGGTAAGGGCATGGATATTGACTGGAAAGACGGTCACCGGAGCCACTATTCGTTCCCCTGGCTGCGCGATGCGTGCCCTTGCGCGACCTGTAATGAGGAACGCGGGGCCTCGGGACGCAAAATCGGGGAGCCTCCAAAGCCCAAACCGGGCGCCCTGCCTATGTATAAGGAGCCTGCGCGCCCACTCGAAATCGCTCCTGTAGGCAAGTACGCCATCAACTTTCACTGGAACGATGGCCACAGCAGCGGCATTTATTCCTGGGAATTTCTGCGGCGGGAGTGCCCGTGTCCGGAGTGCAAAAAGTAG
- a CDS encoding NrdH-redoxin: protein MYTLSTCPSCEKAKKFFTERHIPFQFTNYDLADKDTQDKIMRELEAEELQAFPFVRIGDHTVQGYDPKRYAKLLDTNS, encoded by the coding sequence ATGTACACACTCTCAACATGTCCATCGTGTGAGAAGGCGAAGAAATTCTTCACCGAGCGCCACATTCCCTTCCAGTTCACCAACTACGATCTGGCCGACAAGGACACCCAAGACAAGATCATGCGCGAACTGGAAGCTGAGGAACTCCAGGCCTTTCCCTTCGTTCGCATCGGCGATCACACCGTTCAAGGATACGATCCAAAACGGTACGCCAAGCTGCTGGACACTAACTCCTGA